The Gordonia sp. KTR9 genome contains a region encoding:
- a CDS encoding alpha/beta hydrolase, producing MDDGSADVDRAWRRRSPMRVAVLVIALVISTLGMVVPATASPAPARIVAETVQRGGEIEVGVRSAAMRRVVPVKVWPARGTGPAPTLYLLNGAAGGDGGSSWFDRTDIRTFFADENVNIVVPMGGAASYFTDWQRPDPVLGRQKWATFLTEELPATIDERFDGTGRNAIAGISMAGTSVFQLALHAPSVYQALGSFSGCAQTSDPLGQAVVRMVVEGRGGANTVNMWGPPDDPAWRASDPYLHAEEFRGTSIYVSNGSGMPGRYDTLDGPGIDGNGSKLFDQIAVGAVIETATAQCTRNLQRRMRDIGVPATFHLYEGGTHAWPYWQDELHRAWPQFEAALRG from the coding sequence ATGGACGACGGGTCTGCCGACGTGGATCGGGCGTGGCGCCGGCGCTCGCCGATGCGGGTCGCCGTACTCGTGATCGCGCTGGTCATCTCGACTCTCGGAATGGTGGTGCCCGCCACCGCGTCGCCCGCGCCCGCTCGCATCGTCGCCGAGACGGTTCAGCGCGGAGGCGAGATCGAAGTCGGCGTCCGGTCCGCCGCGATGCGCCGGGTGGTTCCGGTCAAGGTGTGGCCCGCCCGCGGAACCGGGCCCGCGCCAACGCTCTACCTCCTCAACGGAGCGGCGGGCGGCGATGGTGGAAGCAGCTGGTTCGACCGGACCGACATCCGGACGTTCTTCGCCGACGAGAACGTCAACATCGTCGTCCCGATGGGCGGCGCGGCGAGCTACTTCACCGACTGGCAGCGACCCGACCCCGTGCTGGGGAGGCAGAAATGGGCGACCTTCCTCACCGAGGAGCTGCCGGCAACGATCGACGAGCGCTTCGACGGCACCGGACGCAACGCGATCGCCGGGATCTCGATGGCGGGCACGTCGGTGTTCCAGTTGGCCCTTCACGCACCGTCCGTGTACCAGGCACTCGGTTCGTTCAGCGGCTGTGCCCAGACCAGCGATCCGCTCGGTCAGGCCGTCGTCCGGATGGTCGTCGAGGGCCGTGGCGGTGCCAACACTGTGAACATGTGGGGACCGCCCGACGATCCGGCCTGGCGTGCCAGCGACCCGTACCTGCATGCCGAGGAGTTCCGGGGGACGTCGATCTACGTGTCGAACGGGTCCGGGATGCCGGGCCGATACGACACCCTGGACGGTCCCGGTATCGACGGCAACGGCTCCAAGCTGTTCGACCAGATCGCGGTCGGGGCGGTGATCGAGACGGCCACGGCGCAGTGCACGCGGAACCTCCAGCGCCGGATGCGCGACATCGGTGTCCCGGCGACGTTCCACCTCTACGAGGGCGGCACCCACGCGTGGCCGTACTGGCAGGACGAACTGCATCGTGCCTGGCCGCAGTTCGAGGCGGCCCTGCGCGGGTGA